Part of the Scylla paramamosain isolate STU-SP2022 chromosome 22, ASM3559412v1, whole genome shotgun sequence genome, ATGTCTGTTGTCTCAGCCTCTTCTTCTGTTAGGAAGTGGAAGCCAGACATATTCTGTCCATTAGATTCCATCTCCGTCTTGACCTCAGCCTCATCTCCACTCTTGCCCTCTTCACCCTCGGCCTCAGGTGcgtcttcctccatttctgaGAATGTAGCAAAATTATCAGAGTGATCTAGTTAAGTTCACCCCCAGCATGCAATTCTGTATCTCTGCCTACACAGTGAGGAAGGTAATTTGAAGAGAAAATAGCATTAATCAAAAGAAATTCAAGGATCACTCCTATTACCCAAGTTACTCGTACAGATATATTCTTCCATATATCAGATCAGTGTCACCACAAAAGGTAACCTAAACAATTTGCACTTTACCCCACAtctccacccacacacagtTATGATAGTTTTATCTAATAATATGCAGCATCACAGAAGACACAACTTGACTTTGAAAATATGTATGATTAACACTTCCCATTCCTCACACTTAAAAACTTTATCTATAAAAGTGAATGATGATTTTATAGTATTTGAACTTACCTTCCATATCCGAGCCCTTACGACGCACTATGTCGCCGGGCAGCACCTTCAAGCCATACTTCTTGACTCTACGAGAGGCAATGGTGTTCCAGATCCAGCTCTGGTAGGCGTGGAGATAGAGGGAGCGGGTGGTTCGTGGAATCTGCAGTGAGGTAAGAGAATGGTAATAAAGGATGCTTGAACcacatattttctattttttgaaGAAATGAGATGAGCAAAGGGTTACAGTAGAAATCTTTTGGTTACAGTGGAAATCCCTCATGCATGCTGctcaaaaaaagctgaaaatggGAGATTTTGAAAATTTGAGAGAAGACCAAAGCACATtaacaagacaaagaaacacacacttcAACAGAAGGCCTTGTCTTATTACCCGGTTGAGAGCCTCCACCAGGTCATTGCCGGTTTGTTGGACAAGGCCAGTCAGCAGCTGAGACTCAACTGTGGCCTCCCAGCCCTTGCACAGCATCTTGAGGGCCGCCTCTGCATCACCAGTCTCCTTCCACGTGGTATGACAGCGGTGAAGGTCTGGCACATCAGAGTCCCGTGGGGCAAGAATCTTGTTCACTGcctgagggagggaaacagggtcgggggagaagagaagaaacacaggATGAGTCACTGCATGGTGAAAGAATGGATAAATGATCTGCACTCATATTTATGAAACTGATTCTCCAGTGTAATAAAAAATTCTATATACATATTTCAATTTACAGCCacaaaaatacagcaaaaatgACAATGCTCCAATTGTCTATTAACTTATaatcttaatttttgttttctattacaTAAATACTATACAACATTCATAGAAATGCtaccatataaaaaaatatatggaggaaaaatattggTGCTTTTTTACATAACCTAATTGTTAAGAACTCACTGCGTGGGAGAAAAAGCACAGTGCAGAAAGCATGGGCAAGACACTTAGAGTGAATGCCACAACAAAGCTGATGGCCGGTCAGCACACCTGCTATGGGGCCCAAACACAGGTTAATGGCCAGAGGAAGCACTAAAGCCCACAAAATTTAGGGATTACACAGAAATTATCTGTGATTTTGTAATAAGCTGAAAACAATTACAAAACTTTGGAAAAAATATTTCCTGGGCATAAATAATTGGAgaataaacagtgttacactTAAATTAAATCATCATAAATATGTTAAAAAGTACAAATACAGGTCTGGTTCAATTTAGCAGCAAGTTTCTCTTTAGATTTCATCAATCAATTTCAATCATCAAGTCCACACTCTTCACTTTGTGACGGGCAACACATCTTTgttatgacatttttttctgagAAAAGCATGTTCACCTGACAActgcaaataataaataagtaaataaataataaaaaaaaagctgatcaaTGCAAGACTGCAAAATTTTGCATAAAGGCAGAACACAAACACTGTGTTGTGAAGCACATCCACAGTACTGTTAACCTCATCACATCTCCATTTCCCACAATAAGGGGGAGTTCTGGTTAGAGGAACAAAACACATCAGTATGCTACTTACACCTACCAGTGACTGAACTGAGCTATCCATCACACACCATTCAAGCCTTGAGATCACTGTCTAACAATATCATTACAAATCAACCTCATTTCCATAAGAAATTGCCATTGCCTTGCTGTATTATCCTTCAATGACCAGTGCAATACCACAGCCATGGTCTTCACCATCAACTACCTCCCTTGAATATCCACATCACACACGGAAGACACTCTCCTTACCACACTCTTCATCTTTCTAAACCATCACACTTTATCCTGCAATAACACTTAGGGTGTGCCCTCACAAAATTTTGAGCAGACATCAGTAAATTAAAGCAGACCTGTATTACCAAATGATTTCTTAACAGATAAACATATATACTTCTATAGTTCTTATTTAAGGCTTAAATACAGCTATGGTTATTTCCTACTGCTGCATTCCCTCTGTGGCTATGCTCGTCTCAATCCACGGCACCTGTCACCCCACTCTCACTACTTGAACCAATGGTGCCATGTCACTAAGCACAATTGCTTCATTGTTATTGTTCAGGTATCACTATATAACCTGCAAGAAAATTCAATGGAAATTCCTACTGATTGTAACTTGAATACAGCCAAGATTATGCCCTGCTGAGCTTTGCCAACTAATGTAATAGCCTTAACATATCCTCTTCCTAAGACTTCCACAAAGGGAGAGGCCAAGACAGAAATGTCTCCATTTATTCCAATGCTTGCATGCGATAATTCTCTCATCCATATCtcccacacactccagcacacTGTCTTCACCTCTAACTCCTCTAACACTCATTAAACTAAAAATTTTTCACATATGACTCTTATTCTGATACTCATTTCTTGGGACTCTCTCTTTAGGGGATGGCCATGACAGAAGTCTCCATTTCTTACTGTCAATCCGTTCCATCATGCACACTCCAACACCCTCTCCAATTCACAGAATGCACTCATCTACATTGTTTCATTGAATCCCCTCTCTCCACACAGCCAACCCAACCTATCTGAGAGTGCTGCACTTAACCTCTTCTACCATGTCTGGCTGAGAAGTAGCacaaatgaaaagaacacaATACAGGAATCTACAAACTTTAAAGAAATACTGTTAAATTATAATGAGCCATGCACATGAGCATAAAATCTTGGTCTGTTCAACTAAATCTGTGGAGATTCATGTGCCATACACATGAATTACATGACACTCTACATTTTGGAAAAACAATCTGTTACAATACCCTGAGTATGCAAAGAAGCTGAATAGGTAATGGCAATGAATACTATAGGCAATGCAAAGTAAATTAAATAGGTCAATACTATGTAGTAATCAGAGCCATATGCCTTTTTATACAATTCCTCCTGCTTCTAATGCAAACTAAAATTCAAATTCTTTTGGGTGCCTCCCTAACTACCAATAGCCACAGAGAAATGTGAGCAGAACCTGAACAATGAATACAGAGCATGTGAAAAGCATGAACAGGTGTACCAGTATAACAACTGTGACTTACACACATGCCATGTACCAGTAAGTATGATGGGAGTCTGAATACTGGCTGGGTTGGACAAGtgtgagtggtgagtgttgGTGTTCAAGTGGAGGGTCCTCAGTGTGGTAGGGTATGGTAGGGAGACTATACAGTAATTATTggagtatatataaaaaaaaaataaaataaaaaaagcacacaTGAAACTTGCATTTCTCCAACTGCTTggtgaaagaaatagagaaatcaaCACACTTAAATTGCATTCacacatccttcctcctcctcctcgtctcctcgcTATGTCTTAATCGTAATACTCAGCACTATATCTATGTAGTTAAGTACCATACTCCACTCCATTACCTTCAACTTACACTCCGCCTCCTCCATACCTGTACCTTTGCCTAGCCACCCATGAAGCAGCCTACCACCGCCACTTCCCAAACTTTCTCACCTGTTGCCAGTTGCCTTTGAGTAATTCACAACCAACACCACGCAAAAAGACGCTGTTGTTGCCAAAAGGTTGTGTGCCATAGAAATTGATAAAACCTTTAGTCTTCAAAGACTCAACAGCTTCTAACACCTCATCATCTGCCCCATCAACCTCCCTGTCAAAAAGAACACCAGAGCCAAGTTAGATATCGCCTCTCCCCATGCCTCCCCACGTACTCTGCACATGGGCGCTTATTGCTAGTTGTTGTTTGTCACATGCAGGCAATCATTCATTAGAGGCAGACCCCAAGCTGCCAACACATAGAACTTGAGGGGAACACTTTATGACAGTCTGGACACATTGCCTTTTACAGCCTACTACTGAGGTATTTCATaaacactggtggtggtggtagtggtggtggtggagatggtttggtatggtggtgttgtggtagtGTATCTGGTGACTGGTGGATTAACATGTTGATCTGtagagtaaaataataaaatataataataaataaaagtaaaaataaataagacagcTAGTGTGTAGTGTGAGAGGCAGCAGCTCAGTCCAAAATGAGAAGAGTGCCGACCTCTAGCCTGAAGGAGGGTCAGGTGGTCACCTTAAGACAATCCGATAGTGGTTGCCAAACTGGAGATTGATTCTCTGGGGTTTGTCCGTGAAGTGGAAGTTACCAATGTGCACCGAGCGGAGGTTCTTGGTGGCCAACCACAGCCGCTGCGGGGACACCTAAAGAGAACACACTAGTCATACAAActgagaagaaaatatatctttcGATATCTATCTATGCAGCAGGCTGGTAATCCCACAAGGGATGGTCTAGACAAGCACcaaacattcatacacacatcactcacactttTAGTCCCATCAAGCTCCTGATGGAGATGGATGTCTCATGGACCACTTTACTCCACCCCAGGAGTTTAGGCATACCTTTTCTTTCAACACATTTTGCTGAAATTATCCATAAAAGcagaaaggagacaaaatgCCATACTTGCACTCTAACACCCATAAATATTCCTTTAAAATAAAGTCACATCTTAGCTTATAAGCTTCAAAGTGAGAGAAGACAGATCCTCCCAAACCATACAGTGCAAGGATCAGTTGCTCAACATACCAGATTTTTTCAGCATAAGAGCCTGACAGCAAAACTGCTTCAATCCTACAGCACCATCTCTTTTTTGCTGTTTCCCTAGAGTCAAGGGTTTGTACCATGTACAAGTtttctccagttgtttctgtcccttgcatcttcctctgtgactctcTTTCTTTGCAGTTATAAtgcaattccatccctccatctcactctctatCTACAGCACCATAATAGGCCCATATTCCTTCCCACATCTGACCAGATGCAAGAACCTCCAGTCAAGGCCCTCAAGACTATATCAACATAGGATATGCATTTATAAATACTCTACATCCAGCCACTCCCTCTTGCTTCACATACACCTGTCTAGCATTTAACACTCTCTTCACATTGTCCATCCATCCTATTTGAAGTAGTATCCTTTGCCTTACACATCTAACATACAATCAAGATTTTCCGCCAattgttcttcttttatcatctcCACATGCCTGAAACATCAAAATACTTCATGCTCTAGTCCATCAGTCTACTCTTTCCCAAAACCAACTGTCTCCTTTATACATCCTTATTTCTCACTGCCCTCCTCAGACACCCTGTCTCAATAAAGGTAATACAGGAAAACCTGACATCATTCCTTGATACTTTGATATTTTCTGGAAAGCCAAAGGTCAGCATAATACACATATCTCTAAGACACATTATCCAGACATGCTTCTCTGATTCCCAGCAATCAACACACTTCACCTGCACACTGTTCAACTTTTCCCCCACACTTAACCAAGTGATATACTGCAGCTGTGCACATCTCAAGGGAATAGCAGGTGATGCTTACATGTAATTACCTGACATCTGCCTTAAACTAACAAGAGAGAATGGTTTATCCCAGGAGCTCTCATGCTTGGGATAAACATGGATTGCCTCCCTTTCATCTACACCACTCTCTTCACTCACAAAACTATTTTCACCCATGATCTGGATATGTCCACAAGAATGCATTTATATAGGAAACAGGCTTGATGAACTAGACACAACTGTAGCTAAATACAAATTTAGGAAGATTAAATGAAGGTAAGGGATCTTTAACTAGtaagagggatgaaagaatgttTGGAAAGATGAATAATTTGCTAAGGTTGTAGAATTTCTCATATACCCGAAGCAAAATAGGCAAGATCAGAAAGGCAGGCTTATACTCACCTCCTTGACGGACACCAGCTGGCTTGTCTTGGCTCGCTTGTCCTTGGTTCCAGCATATGCGAAACAGCTGGGCTTCACCCTAAAAGGAGGGAGGCAAATTCATCACCACACATGCACATTTTTCCTTGTTACATTACCACAAGCTACAAGGGAGTGATAAAGAGAGAGGCTGCTACCTGAATTTTTCCACTGTAACAATCATGATCTTCTCTCCTATGTATAAGGAGTACAAGCCCCTAGGATGCCTCATCTTCCTGTATCATTCAGCAAGGCACAAATGAGCTGATCATGGACAAGCTAATGCACTATCACACCTCAGTGGAGTATgatagtgaaggaagggagtgccTGAAGTTGCAAAGAGCTTACATAGAAAACAAGAGTGAAATTATGGGAAGATTTTTGTTTGACATGGAAAACATTCAAGTTAAGAAACAAAGGACTGAATGTAGACTTTGACAGAACATATTCTGGAAAAGTAGATAAACTAGaagaaaatctctaaaaaaataaagcacagAACCaatatgcaaaagaaaaaaagcagacaTGGAAGGATAAAAGGGTgccattgcaaaggctgtaccGCAAAACATCATCTGATCTGATCTGAAATGGAGTTCCCTGTTTGCAAAACTCCAAGCCAACCCCTACATCACCACTGCCTCCACACCTGGCCTTCCATGCAATCTGGTTGATGGCCTCCACTGTTTCAACGTTTTCCTTGAAGAGTACAAACGTGGTGTACATCTGGTCCTTGGGCCAAGGCGTTCTCTCCTTCTGAAGTCCACCTGAGGAGAGACAAGCTACCTTCAATATAACTGAGATGATGAAACAACCTACCTTCAATATAACtgaacagagagaaaggaattatCACATCTTGAGATTAGCTGAATGAAAACGAATGCTGCATGTCACAAAGGATCTCACATTAATGGTAACATGACACTCTATCCTCTGGTGGAGCTTGAAAGGTACAGGAACAAACCACCATCAACAGTGAGACTTTTCCAATACGGCAGGCTAATTGGTAACAAGCCatagaagaaaagaactgaATCCTTAGTTAAATTAGATAAGAAAGCTAGGTTGTATCAAGAAAACATAAAGCTTGATGTATGTGTACACGCAAACATGcccacacaccaccaaacacccacctttcctcttccgtGCCACGATGTACTTTCCTCCATCAGGAGTCTCACCATACACAGTGTCCACTCCACGGTACTTGTGCTTGATGGCCTGGTGCACGTTGCTAATGTCCTCCGGGGAGGCAAGGTCCACGTTGATCCAAATCTCACTGAGTGATGGCAGATCTGAGGGATGGAGGGGCACATGTTGCAAGTTCATTCAGTTATGGCACTGGGAGCAGCAAACAAGACTTTTGTGCTTCCTTCATGTTGGGTATATCATTCCACAAAGGGCAAGTCACATGATGAGCTGCAACTATCAAACACTCTGCCTATCAAGCAAGTGCAATATCATCTACTGTGATGCATTATACCTTACAAAACCTTCAACCAGGTCCTATCTATGGTGTTACATTcactatctttccttttctgggtctaattattttttctctatattcttCTGCTATAACATTCCAACGCAACTTTACTTACGCTCAATCTCTggacctttcttctccttcttcttctcttcatcttgaTCTTGCTCTTggtccccttccttcttctctccatctaccttctcttcctcctccttatccttcacACCATCCTCCTTGGTGGAATTCTGCTTCCCATCCtctacttcctccacctctgcctctatttcctcttcctcatcctgcttGGCTTGCTTCTCAATGGGCTCCTTCTGCTCACCCTCTTCTGCCTCCTTCTTGGGCTTCAGCTTCCCTAGCAGCCTCTCCAGCTCACGCAGCTTTGTGTCATCCAGCATCTCTGGCACACACTCGGGCATGTCTGTAAGAAGgacatggtgatgagagagggagagactgtGATGCTTCAAGGACAGTAGAAATGTTGGGAAAATATGAACTTGATTCTTATTTGCATCACCGTTATCACCCTATTCAGATTCAATGGTGAGAAGAATGAAGGTAAACAGTACTGGCTTAGAATGTCTTGGCGGAGTCCCAGAGTATGATAACAGAGCATAAATTGTCTCTATCCAACCAAGAACATGAATCTTTGTCCACTTAACCATGCATGAACCCACACACCACCAGGCTGCTTCACTTTTAAGACTATTTCTCAGTACTGAAACCACCTAAAAGCAATACTTGGATAGACAATCCTGACCACTACAAGATCTTTACTACCTTAATGCCCACTGACAGAACTATCCACAGACACTTCATGTAC contains:
- the LOC135111619 gene encoding pseudouridylate synthase 7 homolog isoform X4, whose translation is MEDEGSLDCYSAGEDIVENGKGQKGGEQHASEDGDEVVDLEANNQDVEFTEEIINVEGKDKDAKDKKDGDDKDDKDGGDKSKKKKKLPSMEEDIGITTFAGEHKGFFGIIKQRYSDFQVNEVDSQGKIISVTTQTIPDDPEEIPDMPECVPEMLDDTKLRELERLLGKLKPKKEAEEGEQKEPIEKQAKQDEEEEIEAEVEEVEDGKQNSTKEDGVKDKEEEEKVDGEKKEGDQEQDQDEEKKKEKKGPEIEHLPSLSEIWINVDLASPEDISNVHQAIKHKYRGVDTVYGETPDGGKYIVARKRKGGLQKERTPWPKDQMYTTFVLFKENVETVEAINQIAWKARVKPSCFAYAGTKDKRAKTSQLVSVKEVSPQRLWLATKNLRSVHIGNFHFTDKPQRINLQFGNHYRIVLREVDGADDEVLEAVESLKTKGFINFYGTQPFGNNSVFLRGVGCELLKGNWQQAVNKILAPRDSDVPDLHRCHTTWKETGDAEAALKMLCKGWEATVESQLLTGLVQQTGNDLVEALNRIPRTTRSLYLHAYQSWIWNTIASRRVKKYGLKVLPGDIVRRKGSDMEEMEEDAPEAEGEEGKSGDEAEVKTEMESNGQNMSGFHFLTEEEAETTDITDVVLPLPGYNVEYPNNEIKEWYAEMLEADGLSFNALKHEIKAYAARGVYRRMVVVPTMVAGQVCYYRDATKPLLQSDMDKLWSVKVEDNILKEGPNKSAIVEMTLPTSSYISVALRELLKRDTSWQFQAAQNMPSNVIDRSRDLSRGGRGRGGPWRGGDRGSWKPTPWANTWRDDRAPGWQQGRGGRGNFSPWADQGSFRGRDYGWNRDRMGYGAHVTSPGSWGRGDKRPWRGGDSWANKRGRY
- the LOC135111619 gene encoding pseudouridylate synthase 7 homolog isoform X1; translated protein: MVLVPNTCSITTCSLLLYVRRCDSRHRDRMEDEGSLDCYSAGEDIVENGKGQKGGEQHASEDGDEVVDLEANNQDVEFTEEIINVEGKDKDAKDKKDGDDKDDKDGGDKSKKKKKLPSMEEDIGITTFAGEHKGFFGIIKQRYSDFQVNEVDSQGKIISVTTQTIPDDPEEIPDMPECVPEMLDDTKLRELERLLGKLKPKKEAEEGEQKEPIEKQAKQDEEEEIEAEVEEVEDGKQNSTKEDGVKDKEEEEKVDGEKKEGDQEQDQDEEKKKEKKGPEIEHLPSLSEIWINVDLASPEDISNVHQAIKHKYRGVDTVYGETPDGGKYIVARKRKGGLQKERTPWPKDQMYTTFVLFKENVETVEAINQIAWKARVKPSCFAYAGTKDKRAKTSQLVSVKEVSPQRLWLATKNLRSVHIGNFHFTDKPQRINLQFGNHYRIVLREVDGADDEVLEAVESLKTKGFINFYGTQPFGNNSVFLRGVGCELLKGNWQQAVNKILAPRDSDVPDLHRCHTTWKETGDAEAALKMLCKGWEATVESQLLTGLVQQTGNDLVEALNRIPRTTRSLYLHAYQSWIWNTIASRRVKKYGLKVLPGDIVRRKGSDMEEMEEDAPEAEGEEGKSGDEAEVKTEMESNGQNMSGFHFLTEEEAETTDITDVVLPLPGYNVEYPNNEIKEWYAEMLEADGLSFNALKHEIKAYAARGVYRRMVVVPTMVAGQVCYYRDATKPLLQSDMDKLWSVKVEDNILKEGPNKSAIVEMTLPTSSYISVALRELLKRDTSWQFQAAQNMPSNVIDRSRDLSRGGRGRGGPWRGGDRGSWKPTPWANTWRDDRAPGWQQGRGGRGNFSPWADQGSFRGRDYGWNRDRMGYGAHVTSPGSWGRGDKRPWRGGDSWANKRGRY
- the LOC135111619 gene encoding pseudouridylate synthase 7 homolog isoform X3, with the translated sequence MPGKDSAWGVPMEDEGSLDCYSAGEDIVENGKGQKGGEQHASEDGDEVVDLEANNQDVEFTEEIINVEGKDKDAKDKKDGDDKDDKDGGDKSKKKKKLPSMEEDIGITTFAGEHKGFFGIIKQRYSDFQVNEVDSQGKIISVTTQTIPDDPEEIPDMPECVPEMLDDTKLRELERLLGKLKPKKEAEEGEQKEPIEKQAKQDEEEEIEAEVEEVEDGKQNSTKEDGVKDKEEEEKVDGEKKEGDQEQDQDEEKKKEKKGPEIEHLPSLSEIWINVDLASPEDISNVHQAIKHKYRGVDTVYGETPDGGKYIVARKRKGGLQKERTPWPKDQMYTTFVLFKENVETVEAINQIAWKARVKPSCFAYAGTKDKRAKTSQLVSVKEVSPQRLWLATKNLRSVHIGNFHFTDKPQRINLQFGNHYRIVLREVDGADDEVLEAVESLKTKGFINFYGTQPFGNNSVFLRGVGCELLKGNWQQAVNKILAPRDSDVPDLHRCHTTWKETGDAEAALKMLCKGWEATVESQLLTGLVQQTGNDLVEALNRIPRTTRSLYLHAYQSWIWNTIASRRVKKYGLKVLPGDIVRRKGSDMEEMEEDAPEAEGEEGKSGDEAEVKTEMESNGQNMSGFHFLTEEEAETTDITDVVLPLPGYNVEYPNNEIKEWYAEMLEADGLSFNALKHEIKAYAARGVYRRMVVVPTMVAGQVCYYRDATKPLLQSDMDKLWSVKVEDNILKEGPNKSAIVEMTLPTSSYISVALRELLKRDTSWQFQAAQNMPSNVIDRSRDLSRGGRGRGGPWRGGDRGSWKPTPWANTWRDDRAPGWQQGRGGRGNFSPWADQGSFRGRDYGWNRDRMGYGAHVTSPGSWGRGDKRPWRGGDSWANKRGRY
- the LOC135111619 gene encoding pseudouridylate synthase 7 homolog isoform X2; protein product: MVLVPNTCSITTCSLLLYVRRCDSRHRDRMEDEGSLDCYSAGEDIVENGKGQKGGEQHASEDGDEVVDLEANNQDVEFTEEIINVEGKDKDAKDKKDGDDKDDKDGGDKSKKKKKLPSMEEDIGITTFAGEHKGFFGIIKQRYSDFQVNEVDSQGKIISVTTQTIPDDPEEIPDMPECVPEMLDDTKLRELERLLGKLKPKKEAEEGEQKEPIEKQAKQDEEEEIEAEVEEVEDGKQNSTKEDGVKDKEEEEKVDGEKKEGDQEQDQDEEKKKEKKGPEIEHLPSLSEIWINVDLASPEDISNVHQAIKHKYRGVDTVYGETPDGGKYIVARKRKGGLQKERTPWPKDQMYTTFVLFKENVETVEAINQIAWKARVKPSCFAYAGTKDKRAKTSQLVSVKEVSPQRLWLATKNLRSVHIGNFHFTDKPQRINLQFGNHYRIVLREVDGADDEVLEAVESLKTKGFINFYGTQPFGNNSVFLRGVGCELLKGNWQQAVNKILAPRDSDVPDLHRCHTTWKETGDAEAALKMLCKGWEATVESQLLTGLVQQTGNDLVEALNRIPRTTRSLYLHAYQSWIWNTIASRRVKKYGLKVLPGDIVRRKGSDMEEMEEDAPEAEGEEGKSGDEAEVKTEMESNGQNMSGFHFLTEEEAETTDITDVVLPLPGYNVEYPNNEIKEWYAEMLEADGLSFNALKHEIKAYAARGVYRRMVVVPTMVAGQVCYYRDATKPLLQSDMDKLWSVKVEDNILKEGPNKSAIVEMTLPTSSYISVALRELLKRDTSWQAAQNMPSNVIDRSRDLSRGGRGRGGPWRGGDRGSWKPTPWANTWRDDRAPGWQQGRGGRGNFSPWADQGSFRGRDYGWNRDRMGYGAHVTSPGSWGRGDKRPWRGGDSWANKRGRY